A genomic segment from Flavobacterium sp. 9R encodes:
- a CDS encoding ATP-binding protein has protein sequence MSTMIISTINPLITDVYLRTQKENQYFERKGLGEKDIKPTKIAEELIGMLNADGGVLAFGVADNGEVQDVRAFGDKLNAYRTLVFDFIHPACNVELEEMEIEGNLIFLYHVEQDLERIFSRKDNDNVYLRVLDTNRQLDRDRIKKLEYDKGIRRFEEEIVKDFDFEDLDQDLLNEYKEKLNYKGEVLDLLVKRHLAKKKDGVYELKNASVLLFAQDPEKYISSASVRYIRYEGTEALTGTNHNVVKDERFETNIPQLIDILKAFLRASFKDYYFLDIETGKFKKVPEYPEEAWLEGIVNALCHRSYNVQGNSIYIKHFDNRLEISNSGPLPAQVTIENIKNERFARNPRVARVLEDMGYVRQLNEGVSRIYESMEKSMLSTPEYKEENGTVYLILRNKISGHSKTIHDEVMEKIEKNWPECNETQKKIFVYLFTHHKATLSEIVNYVAINENTVRGYLNKFIDDGLLDKLSTKQRDINALYMFKKQ, from the coding sequence ATGAGTACTATGATAATTTCAACTATTAACCCTTTAATTACAGACGTGTATTTGCGTACACAAAAAGAGAACCAATATTTTGAGAGAAAAGGATTGGGAGAAAAAGATATAAAACCAACTAAAATTGCAGAGGAATTAATAGGAATGCTTAATGCTGATGGCGGAGTTTTAGCATTTGGTGTTGCTGATAATGGAGAAGTACAAGATGTTAGAGCTTTTGGAGACAAACTAAACGCATACAGAACTTTAGTATTTGATTTTATTCATCCTGCTTGTAATGTAGAACTAGAGGAAATGGAGATAGAGGGCAATTTGATATTCTTATATCATGTTGAACAAGACCTTGAGCGCATTTTTTCAAGAAAAGACAATGATAATGTTTATTTGAGAGTATTAGATACCAATAGACAATTAGACCGAGACAGAATAAAAAAACTAGAATACGATAAAGGAATAAGACGTTTTGAAGAAGAAATAGTCAAAGATTTTGATTTTGAAGATTTAGACCAAGATTTACTTAATGAATATAAAGAAAAGCTAAATTATAAAGGCGAAGTACTCGATTTATTAGTAAAACGACATTTAGCCAAAAAGAAAGATGGAGTTTATGAATTAAAAAATGCTTCAGTACTCCTTTTTGCACAAGACCCTGAGAAATATATTTCTTCTGCTTCAGTACGTTATATAAGATACGAAGGAACTGAAGCATTGACAGGAACGAACCACAACGTTGTAAAAGACGAAAGATTTGAAACCAACATTCCACAATTAATAGATATACTAAAAGCTTTTTTAAGAGCTTCTTTCAAAGATTACTACTTTTTAGATATTGAAACTGGAAAATTTAAAAAGGTTCCTGAATATCCCGAAGAAGCTTGGTTAGAAGGAATTGTAAATGCACTTTGTCATCGTTCTTACAACGTACAAGGAAATTCGATATATATTAAGCACTTTGATAATCGTTTAGAAATCAGTAATAGCGGTCCTCTACCAGCGCAAGTAACTATAGAAAATATCAAAAATGAAAGATTTGCTAGAAACCCTCGTGTAGCAAGAGTACTAGAAGATATGGGATATGTAAGACAACTCAATGAAGGAGTCTCAAGGATTTACGAATCGATGGAAAAATCAATGTTATCTACTCCTGAATACAAAGAAGAAAACGGTACAGTGTATTTGATTTTGAGAAATAAAATCAGTGGTCATTCAAAAACTATTCATGATGAAGTAATGGAAAAAATCGAGAAAAACTGGCCTGAATGTAATGAGACTCAGAAAAAAATATTTGTATATCTATTTACTCATCATAAAGCAACATTAAGCGAAATAGTCAATTATGTAGCAATAAATGAGAATACTGTTAGGGGGTATCTAAATAAGTTTATTGATGACGGATTACTAGACAAATTAAGTACTAAACAAAGAGACATAAATGCTCTTTATATGTTTAAAAAACAGTAA